In Debaryomyces hansenii CBS767 chromosome B complete sequence, one genomic interval encodes:
- a CDS encoding 60S ribosomal protein L29 (highly similar to uniprot|P05747 Saccharomyces cerevisiae YFR032C-A RPL29 Protein component of the large (60S) ribosomal subunit), which yields MSKSKNHTAHNQTKKAHRNGIKKPRSHKYPSLKGVDAKFRRNHRYALHGTAKALAKARAEKSA from the coding sequence atGTCTAAATCTAAGAATCACACCGCCCACAACCAAACCAAGAAGGCTCACAGAAACGGTATCAAGAAGCCAAGATCTCACAAGTACCCTTCTTTAAAGGGTGTTGACGCTAAGTTCCGTCGTAACCACAGATACGCTTTACACGGTACTGCTAAGGCTTTAGCTAAGGCTCGTGCTGAAAAATCCGCTTAA